Proteins encoded in a region of the Paenibacillus pedocola genome:
- a CDS encoding ABC transporter ATP-binding protein — protein MELEKLEAKQAIAAAAKGNKNAEQTLGERFVYKDDDQIDKSFDWKQFTRLFGYMKPYAKQMLPLVAVLMILGTVTKLTVPFLTSMAIDKAIAPKDGNPSLTLLYTLTASVIVLYLIQWIAGVYRIKYTNVIGQRVIYDLRSDLFRHIQKLSFNFFDKRPAGSVLVRVTNDINSLQDLFTNGVVNLMIDCVQLVGIMVILLLINWKLGLAVMITVPVMFFVSTKLRQKIRIAWQDVRMKNSRINSHLNESIQGIRVTQAYTQERENMQYFDAMNMDSRKSWNKASAMNQAFGPIIEVTGGFGTMILFWYGAYLIQSGELTVGFLVAFSTYVSNFWDPINRLGQMYNQLLVAMASSERIFEYLDEQPAVQDKPDAKPLPKIQGDINFNKVVFEYEKGRAALKGISLDVKAGQSIALVGHTGSGKSTIINLIGRFYDIKSGSLTIDGRDVRDVTLQSLREQIGIVLQDTFIFSGTIRDNIRFGRLDATDAEVEEVAKAVDAHDFIMKLPGGYETEVEERGSALSMGQRQLLSFARALLADPRILILDEATASIDTETEIKIQEALKILLQGRTSFIVAHRLSTIRHADKIVVLDHGEIKEEGNHAELTARDGIYNGLIEAQFRFL, from the coding sequence ATGGAGCTTGAAAAGCTTGAAGCCAAACAGGCAATAGCTGCCGCCGCAAAGGGAAATAAGAATGCTGAGCAGACGCTTGGAGAACGTTTTGTGTACAAAGATGATGATCAGATTGATAAGTCGTTTGACTGGAAACAGTTCACCCGGCTGTTCGGGTACATGAAGCCTTATGCGAAGCAGATGCTTCCCCTTGTCGCCGTACTGATGATTCTGGGCACCGTGACGAAGCTGACGGTTCCTTTTCTAACGAGTATGGCCATTGATAAGGCAATCGCTCCGAAGGACGGAAATCCCAGCCTTACCCTTCTGTATACACTGACGGCAAGCGTCATTGTGCTGTACTTGATCCAGTGGATCGCCGGGGTTTACCGGATTAAGTATACGAATGTAATTGGACAACGGGTGATTTACGATTTGCGCTCCGATCTCTTCCGGCATATCCAGAAGCTCTCGTTTAACTTTTTTGATAAACGGCCGGCTGGATCAGTGCTGGTGCGGGTGACGAATGACATCAACTCCCTGCAGGATCTGTTTACGAACGGGGTCGTCAATCTGATGATTGACTGCGTCCAGCTTGTCGGCATCATGGTAATTCTTCTGCTGATCAACTGGAAGCTGGGGCTGGCTGTAATGATTACAGTGCCGGTTATGTTCTTTGTCTCCACGAAGCTCCGGCAGAAGATCCGGATTGCCTGGCAGGATGTGCGGATGAAGAACTCGCGGATCAACTCTCATCTGAACGAATCGATTCAGGGCATCAGAGTTACACAGGCATATACGCAGGAGCGGGAAAACATGCAGTATTTTGACGCCATGAATATGGACAGCCGCAAATCCTGGAACAAGGCCTCAGCGATGAACCAGGCGTTTGGCCCGATTATTGAGGTCACAGGCGGGTTCGGTACGATGATCCTGTTCTGGTATGGTGCCTATCTCATTCAGTCCGGAGAACTTACTGTCGGGTTCCTGGTTGCGTTCAGTACGTATGTGAGCAATTTCTGGGACCCGATCAACCGGCTGGGCCAGATGTATAACCAGCTGCTTGTAGCAATGGCTTCCTCAGAGCGGATATTTGAGTACCTTGATGAGCAGCCAGCGGTTCAGGACAAGCCGGATGCGAAGCCATTGCCGAAGATTCAGGGCGACATTAACTTCAACAAAGTCGTGTTTGAATATGAAAAAGGCCGGGCCGCACTAAAAGGCATCTCCCTTGACGTTAAGGCTGGCCAGTCGATTGCCCTAGTAGGACATACCGGCTCGGGTAAAAGTACAATCATTAACCTCATCGGGCGCTTCTACGATATTAAGAGCGGCAGTCTTACGATTGACGGCAGAGATGTCCGTGATGTCACGCTGCAAAGTCTGCGTGAGCAGATTGGTATCGTGCTCCAGGATACATTTATTTTCTCAGGAACGATCCGTGATAATATCCGCTTTGGCCGGCTGGACGCAACAGATGCGGAAGTCGAAGAGGTCGCCAAAGCAGTCGATGCGCATGACTTTATCATGAAGCTGCCCGGCGGCTACGAAACCGAGGTAGAGGAACGGGGAAGCGCCTTATCTATGGGACAACGCCAGCTGCTTTCCTTTGCCCGGGCGCTCTTGGCCGATCCGCGGATTCTGATCCTGGATGAAGCAACGGCAAGTATTGATACAGAGACAGAGATCAAGATCCAGGAGGCGCTAAAAATCCTTTTGCAGGGTCGGACCTCCTTCATTGTAGCCCACAGGCTATCGACCATCCGCCATGCCGACAAAATTGTTGTGCTGGATCATGGGGAAATCAAGGAAGAAGGTAATCACGCCGAGCTTACCGCGCGTGACGGGATTTACAACGGACTGATAGAGGCGCAGTTCCGCTTCTTGTAA
- a CDS encoding DUF7667 family protein: protein MLPVHQRLAELYTISRRRPLSAAELTEQQHCLHANAVYCWEMGRLNNEALLAAQTEDTEWQQVISAQLFEVRMNGKAGKGHK from the coding sequence ATGCTACCGGTTCATCAGCGCTTGGCAGAGCTATATACGATAAGCCGCAGACGTCCGCTGTCAGCAGCCGAACTTACAGAGCAGCAGCATTGCCTGCATGCTAACGCGGTTTACTGCTGGGAAATGGGGCGGCTGAACAACGAAGCACTGCTGGCTGCCCAGACGGAGGATACCGAGTGGCAGCAGGTGATCAGTGCGCAGCTGTTTGAAGTGAGAATGAACGGCAAAGCCGGTAAAGGACACAAATAG
- a CDS encoding HD-GYP domain-containing protein, protein MRVHVMDLKAGDFLRMDTFSSTGLHVLPKGSRLQSEEIAKLIQHGVDYVDIEDVREAEAAPTSRSSIIQAVAANFDNSIEGFESVYMEALTKGSFNQTVVDDILQPTLLTLDKHKDVVSLLLLLDRDDNYTYNHSLQVGMLSYYISSWLGYSKRECYEIGRAGYLIDIGKCRINPTILNKPGKLTPEEYEEVKLHTIYGHEIINNSMNDPYTALVALQHHEREDGSGYPHNLTKSDIHPYAQIAAVADIYSAMTSHRVYQSKQELISVMREINSLSFGKLNGRPVQAFIQHLMPNFIGKKVLLSTGDMGVIVMNNPLDVFRPLVQSEGKFLDLSRERQIAVVEIYME, encoded by the coding sequence TTGAGAGTACACGTCATGGATCTAAAAGCAGGTGATTTCCTGAGGATGGATACCTTTAGTTCTACAGGGCTACATGTATTGCCTAAAGGGTCACGTCTTCAATCAGAGGAAATTGCCAAGCTAATACAGCATGGAGTAGATTATGTCGACATCGAAGATGTACGGGAAGCAGAAGCTGCACCAACAAGCAGGTCCTCTATCATCCAGGCTGTCGCCGCCAATTTTGACAACAGTATCGAAGGTTTCGAATCCGTATATATGGAAGCGTTGACTAAAGGAAGCTTTAACCAGACTGTAGTAGATGATATTCTTCAGCCTACCCTGCTCACGCTGGACAAGCATAAAGATGTAGTATCACTGCTGCTTCTGCTGGACCGTGATGACAATTACACCTATAACCATTCCCTGCAGGTAGGCATGCTTTCTTATTATATATCATCATGGCTTGGATATTCCAAGAGAGAGTGCTATGAAATAGGACGTGCCGGATATCTGATCGATATCGGGAAATGCCGGATTAATCCTACTATACTTAATAAGCCGGGCAAACTCACACCGGAAGAATATGAAGAAGTGAAATTACATACGATTTACGGTCACGAAATTATTAATAATTCCATGAATGATCCTTACACGGCTCTGGTTGCCCTGCAGCATCATGAACGTGAAGACGGCAGCGGATATCCGCATAATCTGACTAAATCCGATATTCATCCGTATGCCCAAATTGCTGCCGTTGCCGACATATACAGCGCAATGACCTCTCACCGTGTCTATCAATCGAAGCAGGAACTCATATCTGTCATGCGGGAAATTAATTCCCTTAGCTTCGGCAAGCTGAACGGCAGACCTGTACAAGCTTTTATCCAGCACCTGATGCCCAACTTCATCGGCAAAAAAGTGCTGCTCAGTACCGGTGACATGGGTGTTATTGTCATGAACAATCCGCTGGATGTTTTCCGTCCGCTGGTGCAAAGCGAAGGCAAATTCCTCGATCTGTCCCGTGAACGCCAAATTGCCGTGGTTGAGATTTATATGGAATAA
- the yfkAB gene encoding radical SAM/CxCxxxxC motif protein YfkAB: MSILEPSSRTIRELSPSFDPWDPITSLRKHGRHVLTSVEMTVTNLCNMRCEHCAVGDSLTMKEGEMLPLKNMLDRLDEVEHLQTISITGGEPMFRASTVDNMIVPLLKYARERGIRSQINSNLTMPYARYEKLLPYLDVMHISFNYVNGDDFHEVGFANSGHPVAKEAAYRLYDTMLENSRRLSEDGMLISAESMINYRTHAKLPQIHKLIGDMGARRHEVHPMYASSFASSLPVLSLKEMSDAIHSLLDARDPEMWMLFGTLPFFACSALEEDQKLLRRLRKEKNVTLRNDPDGRNRVNVNMFTGDVFVTDFADISAFGNIGVSKLDDIFAEWQESHPLNQKVNCFCEAASCCGPNLLVADMYYPKVDFKSRKAITL, from the coding sequence ATGAGTATATTAGAGCCATCATCAAGAACAATAAGGGAGCTGTCGCCAAGCTTCGATCCATGGGATCCGATTACTTCACTCCGCAAGCATGGACGGCATGTACTGACCAGTGTGGAGATGACGGTTACCAATTTATGCAATATGCGCTGTGAGCATTGTGCGGTTGGCGACAGCCTAACGATGAAAGAAGGGGAGATGCTGCCGCTGAAGAATATGCTGGACCGCCTGGATGAAGTGGAGCATCTTCAGACGATCAGCATTACCGGCGGAGAGCCGATGTTCAGAGCTTCGACGGTGGATAATATGATCGTACCGCTGCTGAAATATGCCCGTGAGCGGGGGATCCGTTCGCAGATCAACTCCAATCTGACCATGCCTTATGCCCGGTATGAGAAGCTGCTTCCTTACCTGGATGTAATGCATATCTCATTCAATTATGTGAACGGCGATGATTTCCATGAGGTCGGCTTTGCGAACAGCGGCCATCCGGTCGCCAAGGAAGCGGCTTACCGGCTCTACGACACGATGCTGGAGAATTCACGCCGGCTTAGTGAAGATGGTATGCTGATCTCAGCGGAGTCGATGATTAACTACCGTACACACGCCAAGCTTCCGCAAATCCATAAGCTGATCGGCGATATGGGGGCCAGGCGGCATGAAGTGCATCCGATGTATGCCTCCAGCTTCGCTTCCTCGCTTCCCGTGCTGTCCCTGAAGGAGATGAGCGATGCCATTCATTCCTTGCTGGACGCCCGCGATCCGGAGATGTGGATGCTGTTTGGCACACTTCCATTTTTCGCCTGCAGCGCACTTGAAGAAGATCAGAAGCTGCTGCGCAGACTACGTAAGGAGAAGAATGTGACGCTGCGCAATGATCCGGACGGACGAAACCGGGTGAACGTCAATATGTTTACCGGCGATGTGTTTGTAACGGATTTTGCCGATATTTCAGCCTTTGGCAACATTGGTGTAAGCAAGCTGGATGACATCTTCGCCGAGTGGCAGGAGAGCCATCCGCTTAATCAGAAGGTGAACTGCTTCTGTGAGGCAGCCAGCTGCTGCGGACCTAATCTTCTGGTGGCCGATATGTATTATCCAAAGGTAGATTTCAAATCAAGAAAAGCGATCACTCTGTAG
- a CDS encoding spore coat protein CotJB, whose protein sequence is MEEAKACEPRYYEMLEQLQVLDFALVELNLYLDTHPEDLKAIEQFNQLTQERTRLANQFQELYGPLQNFGRAYSKCPWEWNQTPWPWQV, encoded by the coding sequence ATGGAAGAGGCAAAAGCTTGCGAACCCCGTTACTATGAAATGCTGGAGCAGCTGCAGGTGCTGGATTTTGCACTGGTCGAGCTCAATCTGTATCTGGACACCCATCCGGAGGATTTGAAGGCGATTGAACAGTTTAACCAGCTGACCCAGGAGCGCACCCGGCTGGCTAACCAGTTTCAGGAGCTGTATGGCCCTTTGCAGAACTTTGGACGCGCGTATTCCAAATGCCCGTGGGAATGGAACCAAACTCCTTGGCCTTGGCAGGTGTAA
- a CDS encoding spore coat associated protein CotJA produces MNSQERVWATYRGPFDPCPPVPFKTYVVPPNQFINFQPPGLPQFPLSEALKAGTLWPALFSPYESKAGKGRV; encoded by the coding sequence TTGAACTCCCAGGAGCGTGTATGGGCAACGTATAGGGGGCCGTTTGATCCTTGCCCGCCGGTGCCGTTTAAGACGTATGTTGTGCCGCCCAACCAATTTATTAATTTTCAGCCTCCGGGACTGCCGCAGTTTCCGCTATCTGAGGCGCTCAAGGCAGGGACTTTATGGCCTGCACTGTTCAGCCCGTATGAATCCAAAGCCGGAAAAGGAAGGGTGTAG
- a CDS encoding HD-GYP domain-containing protein, whose amino-acid sequence MRLVSVNRLQAGMKLGKKIYNDEGLVLLADGIELTDALIKRLSKIDIGYIYIEDANTDDVVITTMLHDETRNQALKVIRNQFQQMSGASGITKGFYHLDKKFSSVMDSILDDMSSQDDPMIMLADMHTADNYLYVHSLNVCLYTLVLGIAHGYSKEELRVIGLGSLLHDIGKTQIPVKIVQKPGMLSDEEFRHMQAHTEIGYRILKDEPNIPLLAAHCALQHHERIDGSGYPRGLTGPQIHEYAKWLGVADSYDAMTSNRIYKKAMLPHQAVEALYVGSGTLYEQKQLELFRDRVAIYPLGLTVKLSTGESGVVVKIDPSTPHRPVVRVFTGPEDEPVTPYELDLGSALSVVIADVSDNDEAVKST is encoded by the coding sequence GTGCGTTTAGTATCCGTGAATCGGCTTCAGGCGGGGATGAAGCTGGGGAAAAAAATATATAATGATGAAGGACTGGTTCTGCTCGCTGACGGGATTGAACTAACGGATGCGTTAATTAAGCGGCTGTCTAAAATCGATATCGGCTACATTTACATAGAGGATGCCAACACAGACGATGTTGTTATTACTACAATGCTGCATGATGAAACGCGCAACCAGGCGCTCAAAGTAATCAGGAACCAGTTTCAGCAGATGTCCGGCGCTTCAGGCATTACTAAAGGCTTCTATCATCTGGATAAAAAATTCTCGAGTGTTATGGATTCTATCCTGGATGATATGTCGTCACAGGATGATCCGATGATCATGCTGGCGGATATGCACACAGCTGACAATTATCTGTATGTGCACTCACTGAATGTCTGCCTCTATACACTTGTGCTGGGAATTGCCCACGGATACAGCAAAGAGGAGCTGCGTGTGATCGGTCTGGGATCCCTGCTGCATGATATCGGTAAAACCCAGATTCCGGTCAAAATTGTCCAAAAGCCCGGTATGCTGAGCGATGAGGAGTTTCGCCATATGCAGGCCCATACGGAGATCGGGTACCGGATTCTTAAGGATGAGCCCAATATACCTCTTCTGGCGGCTCACTGCGCATTGCAGCATCATGAACGCATTGACGGGTCCGGTTATCCGCGCGGGCTGACGGGTCCGCAAATTCATGAATATGCAAAATGGCTGGGGGTAGCCGACTCCTATGATGCAATGACCTCGAACCGGATCTATAAAAAAGCGATGCTGCCCCATCAGGCCGTTGAAGCACTGTATGTAGGCTCGGGGACGTTGTATGAGCAGAAACAGCTTGAGCTCTTCAGAGACCGTGTTGCAATCTATCCGCTTGGTCTTACGGTGAAGCTCAGCACTGGCGAGAGCGGTGTTGTTGTGAAGATTGATCCCAGTACGCCGCACAGGCCGGTGGTACGTGTATTTACAGGCCCTGAGGATGAGCCTGTAACCCCCTACGAGCTTGACCTGGGTTCCGCGCTCTCCGTAGTCATTGCGGATGTTTCAGATAATGATGAGGCAGTGAAGTCTACCTAA
- a CDS encoding hemolysin family protein, whose amino-acid sequence MHTEFDIGRLLLNLLLVLVLVLLNGIFVAAEFSLVKVRQSRLTQLVSEGNKMAGYALKVNKKLDAYLSATQFGITLASLGLGWVGEPAISELLVEPLMYQLGVTDHTLISTVSVIVGFSIITFLHIVLGELAPKSLAIQKTEGSALLLSAPLMFFYNLFLPFIWVLNASANALLRLVGVEPASEAEAAHSEEEIRILMNQSAKSGVIDKDEMKLMDNIFEFSDLLAREVMLPRTDMDVLYSNLSLEENMRIITETKHSRYPVANEDKDRIIGFIHITDLLFAPPEQQNDLASLVRPILNVPESMEISHTLRLMQKNKAQLTLVVDEYGGTAGLLTAEEILEEIVGDLHDEFEDERPSVERNGEYISVEGRMLIEDVNDLTGVIIEDDEVDSIGGWLFKELEGNPSKGKKVVVGDVTFEVEESTRLRITRINIHREKAPESEEPGSDSDEDQE is encoded by the coding sequence GTGCATACGGAATTTGACATAGGAAGATTGCTGCTTAATCTTTTGCTGGTTCTGGTGCTGGTATTATTGAACGGTATATTTGTCGCAGCAGAGTTTTCGCTGGTCAAAGTGAGACAGTCCCGTCTGACCCAGCTGGTCAGTGAAGGCAACAAGATGGCCGGATACGCTTTGAAGGTCAACAAGAAGCTGGATGCCTATCTGTCCGCCACCCAGTTCGGAATTACACTTGCTTCGCTTGGACTCGGCTGGGTCGGGGAGCCGGCGATTTCAGAACTGCTTGTAGAACCGCTTATGTACCAGCTGGGGGTTACCGATCATACTCTGATTTCCACCGTATCAGTTATTGTGGGCTTTTCTATCATTACCTTCTTACATATTGTGCTGGGTGAACTTGCACCGAAATCCCTGGCAATTCAAAAAACTGAAGGCTCCGCGCTGCTGCTGTCAGCACCGCTGATGTTCTTCTATAACTTGTTCCTGCCGTTTATTTGGGTGCTGAACGCTTCGGCTAATGCCCTTCTGAGGCTGGTAGGGGTAGAACCTGCAAGTGAAGCCGAAGCGGCACACTCGGAAGAGGAAATCCGCATTCTGATGAATCAAAGCGCCAAAAGTGGTGTCATCGACAAAGATGAGATGAAGCTTATGGACAATATTTTTGAGTTCTCAGATTTGCTGGCCCGGGAGGTTATGCTGCCGCGTACCGATATGGATGTGTTGTACAGCAATCTTTCGCTGGAAGAAAATATGCGGATTATTACCGAAACAAAACATTCCCGTTATCCGGTTGCCAACGAGGATAAGGACCGGATTATCGGGTTCATCCATATCACCGATCTGCTGTTTGCGCCGCCGGAGCAGCAGAATGACCTGGCATCGCTCGTCCGTCCGATACTGAATGTGCCCGAATCGATGGAGATCAGCCATACGCTGCGCCTGATGCAGAAGAACAAGGCTCAGCTGACACTGGTAGTCGATGAATACGGCGGTACCGCCGGATTGTTGACCGCTGAAGAAATCCTCGAAGAAATTGTAGGTGATCTGCATGATGAGTTCGAGGATGAGCGTCCAAGCGTTGAGCGCAACGGCGAATATATCTCTGTCGAAGGCCGCATGCTGATCGAAGATGTCAACGATCTGACTGGCGTTATTATCGAAGACGATGAGGTGGATTCTATCGGCGGCTGGCTGTTTAAGGAGCTGGAGGGCAATCCGTCCAAGGGTAAAAAAGTCGTTGTCGGCGATGTTACCTTTGAGGTGGAAGAATCGACCCGGCTGCGGATCACCAGAATCAACATCCACCGCGAGAAGGCCCCGGAATCTGAGGAACCCGGCTCTGATAGTGATGAGGATCAGGAGTAA
- a CDS encoding molybdenum cofactor biosynthesis protein, which translates to MQLTIRLFAGLAEMIGTSSLDFHAHETPLTAGKLKELLAACYPDAAPQINVSLVAIDREYAPDNTVISAESEIALIPPVSGGEPAESSGETADGLYLITDQPLNAEMMLDKVLDSNHGASLIFVGTTREMTGEERTTALHYEAYIPMALGKLQEIGSDVQERWNARCAIAHRIGLVGLKEASVIIAVSAPHRDTCYEASRYAIEKLKASVPVWKKDISETGEKWLGSDPKAKDYKPV; encoded by the coding sequence ATGCAATTAACCATCCGTCTATTCGCCGGCCTGGCCGAAATGATCGGCACTTCTTCCCTGGATTTTCACGCCCATGAAACCCCGCTGACCGCAGGAAAGCTCAAGGAGCTGCTTGCTGCCTGCTATCCTGATGCTGCACCGCAAATCAATGTTTCGCTGGTAGCCATCGACCGCGAGTATGCACCGGACAACACTGTAATCTCAGCAGAATCCGAGATTGCACTGATTCCTCCTGTTTCCGGAGGTGAACCCGCTGAATCAAGCGGTGAAACAGCTGACGGCCTTTATCTGATTACGGACCAGCCTTTGAATGCAGAAATGATGTTAGACAAAGTGCTGGACAGCAATCACGGGGCTTCACTTATTTTCGTGGGAACAACTCGTGAAATGACTGGAGAAGAACGGACAACAGCACTTCATTATGAGGCATACATCCCGATGGCGCTTGGCAAACTTCAGGAAATCGGCAGCGATGTACAGGAGCGCTGGAATGCAAGATGCGCGATTGCACATCGGATTGGACTTGTAGGACTTAAGGAGGCCAGTGTGATCATTGCAGTATCCGCCCCGCACCGTGACACCTGCTATGAAGCCAGCCGTTATGCGATTGAGAAACTAAAAGCCTCGGTTCCTGTCTGGAAAAAAGATATCAGTGAAACCGGCGAAAAATGGTTGGGTTCTGACCCCAAAGCTAAGGATTATAAGCCTGTATAA
- a CDS encoding bifunctional metallophosphatase/5'-nucleotidase encodes MESVPQKLTILHTNDIHSHFEMMSSIAAEIAGQKAAAGEEPVLLVDIGDHMDRAAVETEGTMGQANIDILNLTGYDAVTIGNNEGLTFSPETLSAIFSGLQCPVVCCNFLDASTGQPPHWMKQQAIVEKNGVKIGITGATAAFTSFYSLLGWDVSDPEDALREQCRLLAPQVDLVIILSHLGLPADKLLAERLEGVHAILGGHTHHLLEQPMLINGTAVCGAGKFGRYVGRLQFERTEPGEAFKLVSGECIELDPQHTETLIAPAAALHLLHGREALEETVAITDHELPLNLLGESPFGNLLAQAVRRFTGSPLSLVNTGQLLGALPQGNITAGLLHALCPSPINPCTIKLMGKDIRTALMQSLTEEFCNKAIFGYGFRGKVLGSLAVDGLKILYDPAVMPYDNSIAVFVDGEPLEDSREYNVGTLDMFTFRIGYESLANGRDPVYLVPHFLRDLLRMELQRPGSLEESANVRWKNTSI; translated from the coding sequence ATGGAGTCCGTGCCGCAAAAACTGACCATACTTCACACAAATGATATACATAGCCATTTTGAGATGATGAGTTCCATTGCTGCTGAAATTGCCGGCCAGAAAGCTGCAGCCGGTGAGGAACCCGTGCTTCTCGTGGATATCGGGGATCATATGGACCGGGCTGCTGTGGAAACGGAAGGTACGATGGGCCAGGCGAACATTGATATACTCAATTTAACCGGGTACGACGCTGTTACCATCGGTAATAATGAAGGGCTGACCTTTTCTCCGGAGACACTGTCCGCTATATTCTCCGGGCTGCAGTGCCCGGTGGTATGCTGCAATTTCCTGGATGCCTCCACAGGGCAGCCTCCGCACTGGATGAAGCAGCAGGCTATTGTCGAAAAGAATGGTGTGAAGATCGGCATTACCGGAGCCACTGCTGCTTTTACATCCTTCTATTCACTGCTGGGCTGGGATGTCTCGGATCCGGAGGATGCTCTTCGGGAGCAGTGCCGCCTGCTCGCCCCGCAGGTCGATCTTGTCATTATCCTCTCCCACCTCGGCTTACCGGCAGATAAGCTGCTGGCAGAGAGGCTGGAAGGCGTCCATGCCATTCTCGGCGGACATACGCATCACCTGCTGGAGCAGCCGATGCTGATTAACGGGACGGCTGTGTGCGGCGCCGGGAAGTTCGGCCGTTATGTGGGACGGCTGCAGTTTGAACGGACGGAACCGGGGGAGGCGTTCAAGCTGGTAAGCGGTGAGTGCATTGAGCTTGACCCGCAGCATACGGAGACTTTAATCGCGCCTGCAGCAGCACTGCATCTGCTTCACGGGCGTGAGGCACTGGAAGAAACCGTAGCGATCACGGATCATGAGCTTCCGCTGAATCTGCTGGGAGAATCTCCTTTCGGCAATCTGCTGGCCCAGGCAGTGAGACGGTTTACAGGCAGTCCGCTGTCTCTGGTCAATACAGGTCAGCTGCTGGGGGCGCTGCCACAAGGCAATATTACAGCAGGCCTGCTGCATGCACTTTGTCCGTCACCGATTAATCCCTGTACCATTAAGCTAATGGGAAAAGATATCAGGACCGCTCTCATGCAGAGCCTAACGGAGGAATTCTGTAATAAGGCGATCTTCGGGTATGGATTCCGGGGGAAGGTGCTCGGCAGTCTGGCTGTCGACGGATTAAAAATCTTGTACGATCCTGCAGTAATGCCTTATGATAACAGTATTGCAGTTTTTGTCGACGGGGAGCCGCTGGAGGACAGCCGGGAATATAACGTTGGAACCCTGGACATGTTCACCTTCCGCATAGGGTATGAGAGCCTTGCGAACGGGCGTGATCCGGTGTATCTGGTGCCCCACTTCCTGCGCGATCTGCTGCGGATGGAATTGCAGCGCCCGGGAAGTCTCGAAGAAAGTGCAAATGTCCGCTGGAAGAACACATCCATATAA
- a CDS encoding undecaprenyl-diphosphate phosphatase, producing the protein MDTITAIILAIVEGITEFIPVSSTGHMILTTKLLGYDEQEPIMKTYEIVIQLGAILAIALVYRKRILDLLGIGRRDRGRGGVMPASRLNLIHVILGIAPALAVAFFARDFIKGLFGASTVLWALVAGGVLMIVAEWWNRSKSRVTAHELDDLSYGQALAIGLYQIISVLWPGFSRSGSTISGGMLSGVSYKASADFSFLIAIPIMCAASGYELLDSYKYFTSDTIMDFAIGFVISFVVAYVVVILFMKLIQKIRPTHFAIYRFILAAVFWLFIMR; encoded by the coding sequence ATGGATACAATTACAGCAATAATTCTGGCTATCGTAGAAGGGATTACCGAGTTTATCCCGGTTTCTTCCACAGGCCACATGATTTTGACCACGAAGCTGCTTGGCTACGATGAGCAGGAGCCCATCATGAAGACTTATGAAATTGTGATTCAGCTCGGCGCGATTCTGGCAATTGCGTTAGTGTACCGCAAACGAATTCTTGATTTGCTTGGCATCGGACGCAGAGACAGGGGCAGAGGCGGTGTGATGCCGGCCTCCCGGCTTAATCTGATCCACGTGATCCTCGGAATTGCTCCGGCATTGGCTGTAGCCTTTTTTGCCCGGGACTTTATCAAAGGCCTCTTCGGAGCTTCTACTGTGCTCTGGGCGCTTGTTGCCGGGGGGGTTCTGATGATTGTCGCAGAATGGTGGAACCGGTCTAAATCGCGGGTCACGGCGCATGAGCTTGATGATTTATCGTATGGCCAGGCGCTTGCAATTGGGTTATATCAGATAATATCTGTACTCTGGCCCGGCTTTTCCCGTTCCGGTTCAACGATTTCAGGCGGTATGCTGAGCGGAGTCAGCTACAAGGCATCAGCCGATTTCTCCTTTCTGATCGCTATTCCGATTATGTGCGCGGCATCCGGTTATGAACTACTGGACTCATACAAATATTTTACCAGCGATACTATTATGGACTTTGCCATCGGTTTCGTGATTTCATTTGTGGTTGCTTATGTAGTGGTCATTCTGTTTATGAAACTGATTCAAAAGATCAGACCGACCCATTTTGCAATCTACCGCTTTATTCTGGCAGCTGTGTTCTGGCTGTTCATTATGCGTTAG